TGCATTTGAAGCAGCAGATGCGGTTGGAACACTCGAGTAAATAAATCGCTCGTCGAATTCCGATTTAAAATTTGTCGTGAAACTGAGGCCATCGATTACTGGCGACAGAAATAAACTAATTACAAGTAAGCAATGGAACGACATCCTTATTTTATTCCGACAGTTACTAGTGCTGGCGACTAACTAACTTTGATTTAAATATACAGGTTTTTCCGTGATTACTGTAGATAGTCGATATTTGTATACGTGCATATCATAGTTACAAGggttactggtcaaagttCAAGTTGTCGCTTGTTGTGCAAAGTACAATACaggaagcctccgccacaccaAAGTCGTCGCGCCATACGCCACGCCCATATAAGATTAGGTTTtgttataataaaatttttatttaatgtttaGATAGAAATATGCACTTATTTCTAACACCAGAGGTCGATCTCCTTTCTCTATAGATTCGAATTCTTTTGCGCGCGCAGTTCTAACGTCAAATCTACTTTATTCTCGCCCAGGAGCAACCTCGCTGCTTCACCCCACCATTTGGGAATCCAGCTAAGAAATCTTTACTCCTCATCCGCATTTTCCACGGGCATACAAATCAAAACTAAATGAGATCGTTGTCGGTTCACCATTCGACATCTGAAGCCACTGCTCCAGTCGATCTCGAAACTGAACTGTGATAAAAGCGGGTAAAAGATTAATTTATTAGATTTTGTGATTATTATGAAATTTTCGTTGATATAGTCTATTATGTTATTTTTCGTTGGTTTTTTATGAACCTCTGTCCGTTGATGAAACGTATAGGGTCGCGTTTACGATTTCAGCGTCCGGCCCAGCTGAACAAGATCGCTGTAGCAAATGGCAACAAACATTTATCACCTACATTATACCAGTGGCCTAAAGCACCAGGTAAtaggaaacatttttatttcttttatttctcttgaatTCATAACTTTATcagtattttattcttttcaacaGATCTAGAAACACAAAGGAGATGGAATTCCATCATCTTTACGGTCAATTGAGTTCGACCGTATCACGAAGTGAAACATCTAGCCCGATGTCGTTCAAGATTTCCATCATGGCCCCAAGAATAACTCGCCTGATTGGGTGTATGACTCGTTTTTCCGCACAGACTGCCCCAAATCCTTGAGCGAATTCGCTTTGTAAGTTCAAACCCGCTGTGCATGTCGCGCTAAGAAGAAAGGGCGACCAAAGCCAGCAACAAAAGCATGGAATAAAAACGGCCAGGGAAGTCGCCCGTCATGGCCCGTCATGGCTTGGAACTTTAGGTTACTGCTAAGCATTTTCATTAGAGGAACGAAAAAGCTGCTGCTTGTACGTTACTTTAGAAtgttttgaattaaattgtggtatattttcaacatgttcCAAATAATGCAGTgtgaattcattatttttcaatgacCATTGTAGAGTTAAACCTGCAGACTGGCCGGTCAGCTTGCATGTCTTTCACGCTTGAAGGTCGCGGGGAACATTACGTGTAAAACTCGATGCGgtagtgtagaggttgggtgagaactggacgttttgcatcattatcaaacaggtacaatagccgcaaagCTCAGCCGTTTGCCcgtttggtattcattttgatgttggttcttgtagacccatccccagcaacgtcaacctaaagaaggaaaggCGGCGAAAagccagtttgcatttctttcgcactcgaaggtcacggagatcattacgttaAACGTGTCATACGACGGcggagaggttgggtgaggacGACACGTGTTACATCATTATCAAGTAAGTAAAaaagccgcaaggcttaagatgTGTATTaggatgagaaaaaaatcgtataaaaggagagagaaaaggcgacaGATATTAGTCGAGGGAGCacctccgacacggcaacaaccgTAGCGCACTGTCTGTCATCAACTGCCTCCTTCATCTCATCGTGCAACCaattcgcaatcatgggtaaatattttatgttttacttGGAGTTTTGTATGAATGCTACTTTTTACTACTCGTTAATATGCTAGTAAATATTGAATATAGACACATCAATAACGTGATAAGACAATCAATGAAATACCTATCCCATTAAGCAGCTCCGCCTTCAAGTTAGTGACGTCGTGTCTTCTTGTcaccattttttgaaaaccgcttgttttttcttttctcgtcttttctttctttctttatagtCTTACAGTTAATTATACACTTAGAGTTAAGTACTGTTTTGGTTTGTTCGGGGAAATGTTTCGTTAATTAAACTAATCGACTAGTATTATTTCCTTTGGATTTGGTTGAAGGTCAGTTATTATTGCATATTtatgtttaaattatttattgtctagtaaactatgttctgctgttggatgttgaatcgttgatggctgggtcgagaactggtgtaccgatgtctcctgggtatggggGATATCAAAGCACAACACTGCCGCCTTATTACTCGACATCAACCAACGCTgctccagcttattacacCTCTCGGCTCCAAATTACTAAACCACCAAGGCTTCAGAATATTACAAGATGCatcaaaggagagaaaaggcgaaatATTCAGTCGAGTGATTATCTCCGACACGACAACAACTGCTGTGCACCATTAGTCATCTactgcattcttcgtcgtatttgcaatcatgggtaaattttctgttttctacATGGGGTTGTCCATCaactctctttttgtttttaatttgtatgCTAGTTATTGGATATTcatgttcaaattatttattgtttatgTTTATTGTTAAACTATGGTGTCGTGCTGCTGATGATTGGTGTCCTCAAATACTACACCGCCAAGGCTCCAGAATATTCCACTTCAACTTATACTGCCCCGAGTATCTACACAGTGGCTCCCGCTACACAACTATGTGTTCTACCCCAACCGACTATACCGAGACTTCCAAGTATTAAACTCTGCTTCAGTTACTACACTGATGatccaacttactacaccacgaaaacgtctgaatactacaccgaagcgcctAAATACTACTCTTCCCCGGGCGACACATCCATAACTGAGGCGACGGAGTTTTTCGTAGCCCCCAATCACTACACAGCTGCTCTTTCGTACTACATTTAACTAAAATACTACACCGAGACTCAAgtttattacaccacaacctacgctacatcgaactactacaccgaagccccgaagtactacaccgagaaGGTCGAATATTACACGACCACTTACGCTGCTcaagtttactacaccgaggaacCCAAGTATTCTTCAAGCTTCTACCAGTGCTCCTGAGTACGCAATCATCACCAGTTCGCAGTCATGGGTAAATGTTATGTTTTTACAAAGAATTGTGAAttaattctacttttttttattgttaatatGACAGTTGTTATTGCATATTGAATTTCTGCTTCAGTTGCTGAACCGATCGTCCAACTTATTACACTACCAAAGATGCTGAATAATTCGTGAGTGGATGCTAAGggctgtcactaggtggctaaatatttcagtgtgtttagggatttAACTATTCAGCTCTAGTGTGTTGGTAGAGGAagtaggggggggggtcaTCAAATTGTCGATCAGCAACAAcgacatttaattttaaattttaataggacaattttttttcattttcttggagACGCTGTCCGAGAAGGTTACCTTAGCCATTGGATCATGGCGGCTTTCTTTCCTGACATACTTCGTCAATGgtaattattgttttattctttaagGTTATTGAATTCAAACATCTTATTTCGGGTTTCCATGTAAGACAGCTTTTGTGAAAAGTTTTTGTTGGTATATAATGAGTCATAGaattttgcttaaatttaagcCTACATATGTGTGctactttttcttgttcttagtttttatttaaatatttgaaaatatcattggtttattcatttcttcttgttttgtagGGTTCCTTGTTCAGTTTGAGCTGTTTATGGTGTTGTCTGAATGTCTGGTGTGCAGTGGTTTTGCAGTCATTCGGTCGAGAGATGCCCCGAGATGGATGATTAACTGCTAGACTTCCCTCACATTGCCTTTTCTATGGAGATGCTGTCTGAGAAGGTTTAGCTTGGCATTTTCAGACAAATTTCTCTCTTGACATTATAAGTCTTAAAATGGTAATAATTACTGTCTTTATTCCTTAAggttattaaatttaaatattttgtgtgGTAAACTTATGGGGATCCTGGTTTTTAACTTGTACTTGCATGGCTAATTTCTAATAGTTCTTTAATCTAATGGTTTAATTTCTATGGTCATGAGGTCTGCTGTGCATTTCCcccaaaatgtcgtctcttAGTTCATGTTGCACGTTTCGTCACATTGAGAAGTACTTaggaataataatagaaaataatgttgattaattttgaaatctgAAGACTttgtttctaaattaaaattctaTGACTTTGTTTCTGAAGTtaattgagtttttatttttctagtaaCAGCCTGGTGAAGTCCAAGCTTTTCATTACGTTACGTGTACGTGATCGCTGCCGTTTAATGCAGGTTCTCTAATAAGAGGGTCTCCGCCCTCTTTGACTTGTTGCAGCGAGCCCTGGTGAAGGATGTGGtgagctgttgcatgacgaCCATGTGCTGGTGTCCCCACACCAGTGTGTGGGTGTGGGGAGTGCTAGCATGCGTTCTAAGCATGCTGTCTGTGGTATTGGTTTGAGTTATTTTCATTGTCTTAACTAATAAGTGTTTGAATAATTCATTTACGTATGTTGGCTAAAGTTAAACTtgcagtttttgttttgctttgaaaattatttcattggaattttttttcacatttcaaaatgttgttCTGTTCATTGATGTTCTTTTGCTCTATAGGTTTCCATTGTCAGTTAGATGTATGAGTTAATTATGTTGTTGCTCTGTGGTATGCAGTTCATGTTAAGGTAAGAGATTCCTTTCCTATCTATTGAATTTGAGA
Above is a genomic segment from Daphnia pulicaria isolate SC F1-1A chromosome 8, SC_F0-13Bv2, whole genome shotgun sequence containing:
- the LOC124311515 gene encoding uncharacterized protein LOC124311515; this encodes MVNYGVVLLMIGVLKYYTAKAPEYSTSTYTAPSIYTVAPATQLCVLPQPTIPRLPSIKLCFSYYTDDPTYYTTKTSEYYTEAPKYYSSPGDTSITEATEFFVAPNHYTAALSYYI